The Solibacillus sp. FSL W7-1436 genome window below encodes:
- a CDS encoding basic amino acid ABC transporter substrate-binding protein, producing MSTRKLFKWAAPLAAASMILTACGADESSSTGDKEYKKIVAGTEATYAPFEYLDDKGNVVGLDSEILAAIGEEMGIETEVKNVGWDSMMSQVTNGEVDMGAAAITITDERKQSYDFTDPYYEATLLIVTKEGSTVASLEDIKDKKIAVQINTTGHIAAQELQGVASSKILAYENFSVALTEVLTGAADAAIGDNAVILDYLENNPDSGLKAVEDTSFEKDYFGFMVKKGNKELLDILNEGLQKIKDNGKLAEITGTEIE from the coding sequence ATGAGTACTAGAAAACTATTTAAATGGGCAGCACCTTTAGCAGCAGCCTCTATGATTTTAACGGCGTGTGGAGCGGACGAATCTTCATCAACAGGTGATAAAGAATATAAGAAAATTGTTGCAGGTACGGAAGCTACATATGCACCATTTGAATACTTAGATGATAAAGGCAATGTTGTCGGATTAGATTCAGAGATTTTAGCGGCGATCGGCGAAGAGATGGGCATCGAAACAGAAGTGAAGAATGTGGGCTGGGACTCAATGATGAGCCAAGTAACAAATGGTGAAGTGGATATGGGTGCAGCGGCTATTACAATTACAGACGAGCGTAAACAATCATATGACTTTACAGATCCTTACTATGAAGCGACTTTATTGATCGTGACAAAAGAAGGTTCAACAGTCGCGTCTTTAGAGGATATTAAAGATAAAAAAATCGCGGTGCAGATTAATACGACAGGTCATATCGCAGCACAGGAACTTCAAGGTGTTGCAAGCTCGAAGATTTTAGCTTATGAAAACTTCTCTGTTGCTTTAACGGAAGTACTGACAGGCGCAGCAGATGCGGCAATCGGTGATAATGCAGTAATTTTAGATTACCTTGAAAACAATCCTGATTCAGGCTTAAAAGCGGTGGAAGATACATCATTTGAGAAAGACTACTTCGGCTTCATGGTGAAAAAGGGCAACAAAGAGCTGTTGGATATTTTAAACGAAGGTCTTCAAAAAATTAAAGATAACGGTAAGTTAGCTGAAATTACAGGTACGGAAATCGAATAA
- a CDS encoding basic amino acid ABC transporter substrate-binding protein — protein sequence MLKTKKYLITMLLMALTIILAACGTSDDETSGSATSGEGGGKKLLVGTEATFAPFESMNDKGEIVGIDVDIMKAIGEEIGSEIEFRNVGWEPVFQQITNGELDLGASGITITDERKETYDFTDPYYEASLMIVVKEDSTIETLDELKDQKVSVQINTTGHIAAQNLQGKSSSKILAYENQPVAFQEVINGATVAAFGDNAVVIEYLKNNPDSGLKAIESDQFEKEYYGFMVKKGNKELLDRLNEGLAKIKENGKLEEITGQKID from the coding sequence ATGCTCAAAACAAAGAAGTATTTAATAACGATGCTGCTGATGGCGTTAACAATCATTTTAGCCGCATGCGGTACATCAGACGATGAAACATCAGGAAGTGCAACATCCGGAGAAGGCGGCGGTAAAAAGCTGCTAGTCGGAACAGAAGCAACATTTGCCCCATTTGAATCGATGAACGATAAAGGTGAAATTGTCGGCATCGATGTGGATATTATGAAAGCGATCGGTGAAGAAATCGGTTCGGAAATCGAATTCCGAAATGTCGGATGGGAGCCGGTGTTCCAGCAAATTACAAACGGTGAACTGGATTTAGGTGCATCAGGCATCACAATTACTGATGAGCGTAAAGAAACGTATGACTTCACAGATCCATATTATGAAGCGTCGTTAATGATCGTTGTAAAAGAAGATTCAACAATTGAAACATTGGATGAGTTAAAAGATCAGAAAGTCTCTGTTCAGATTAATACGACAGGGCATATTGCAGCACAAAACCTGCAAGGGAAATCAAGTTCAAAAATTTTAGCTTATGAAAATCAGCCGGTTGCATTCCAGGAAGTTATCAATGGTGCAACAGTCGCGGCATTTGGTGATAATGCCGTTGTCATCGAATATTTAAAGAACAATCCGGATTCGGGATTAAAAGCAATTGAATCAGATCAGTTCGAAAAAGAGTATTACGGCTTCATGGTGAAAAAGGGCAACAAGGAGTTGTTAGACCGTTTAAACGAAGGCTTGGCGAAAATTAAAGAAAACGGCAAGTTAGAAGAAATTACAGGTCAGAAGATCGATTAG
- a CDS encoding Parvovirus coat protein VP1-like protein gives MGFCFPGYRYCGPGCTGPGTPTNAVDNCCLNHDACYVGGYDKRYCDEIFQQCLNQYKNPSTKMGRDAKLFSRAIRLKNFLI, from the coding sequence ATGGGGTTCTGCTTCCCTGGCTACCGCTATTGCGGACCGGGATGCACTGGACCTGGCACACCAACGAATGCAGTCGATAATTGCTGTCTGAACCATGATGCCTGTTATGTAGGTGGATATGACAAAAGATATTGTGACGAAATTTTTCAGCAATGTTTAAATCAGTACAAAAACCCCTCAACAAAAATGGGGAGGGACGCAAAATTATTTTCTCGAGCGATTCGGCTGAAGAATTTTCTAATATAG
- a CDS encoding amino acid ABC transporter ATP-binding protein, which yields MIKVENLHKHFGKLEVLKGIDYEVHEKEVVCVIGPSGSGKSTFLRCMNLLEEVTDGAIYIQGVKINDPKTNINDIRTEVGMVFQQFNLFPHMSVIDNITMAPMQIRQLNKADAEKLALELLDKVGLREKAYNYPQQLSGGQQQRVAIARALAMKPKVMLFDEPTSALDPEMVKEVLEVMKNLAKEGMTMVVVTHEMGFAREVGDRVLFMDGGYIVEQGHPDDVFGNPQNERTKAFLGKVL from the coding sequence ATGATTAAAGTAGAAAACTTACACAAGCATTTTGGCAAGCTCGAAGTGTTAAAAGGGATCGATTATGAAGTACATGAAAAAGAAGTAGTTTGTGTCATCGGCCCATCCGGTTCTGGGAAATCAACGTTTCTTCGCTGCATGAATTTGCTGGAAGAAGTAACGGATGGTGCGATTTATATTCAAGGTGTCAAAATCAATGATCCGAAAACAAACATTAATGATATCCGTACAGAAGTAGGAATGGTGTTCCAGCAGTTCAACCTATTCCCGCATATGTCGGTGATCGATAATATTACGATGGCGCCAATGCAAATTCGCCAACTGAACAAAGCGGATGCCGAAAAACTGGCACTGGAGCTGTTGGACAAGGTCGGATTGCGTGAAAAGGCATATAACTATCCGCAGCAGTTATCAGGCGGTCAGCAGCAGCGTGTAGCGATTGCACGTGCTTTGGCGATGAAGCCGAAAGTGATGCTGTTTGACGAACCGACGTCAGCCCTTGACCCGGAAATGGTTAAAGAGGTTCTGGAAGTAATGAAAAACCTTGCAAAAGAAGGAATGACAATGGTTGTCGTAACACATGAAATGGGATTCGCACGTGAAGTAGGCGATCGTGTACTGTTTATGGATGGCGGCTATATCGTAGAGCAGGGCCACCCGGATGACGTATTCGGCAACCCGCAAAACGAACGTACAAAAGCCTTCTTGGGAAAAGTTCTATAG
- a CDS encoding amino acid ABC transporter permease, giving the protein MDFFDFFRWDIIWNYRELYAKGLWATIVLTACGYIGGIIFGLVLGLGQVSTKKWIYWPAKIYVDVFRGTPMLVQLLLIHLAVIPTIFGTSQGWWVSGIVGLILNSAAYNAEIFRAGIQSIDKGQMEAARSLGLTQSQAMRKVILPQAFRRMIPPLGNEFIALLKDSSLVTVIAGAEILYVSKVVAGTYQRFWEPYLFAAFLYLVLTYAVTKLIAFIERRVDINYNPRKKKERA; this is encoded by the coding sequence ATGGATTTTTTTGATTTTTTCCGTTGGGATATAATCTGGAACTACCGTGAGCTATATGCAAAAGGACTTTGGGCAACTATTGTTTTAACAGCATGTGGTTATATTGGTGGTATCATATTCGGTCTAGTTTTAGGATTGGGCCAAGTTTCAACAAAAAAATGGATTTACTGGCCGGCTAAAATATATGTCGACGTATTCCGTGGTACGCCAATGCTCGTACAATTATTATTAATTCACTTAGCTGTTATTCCAACTATTTTTGGAACATCACAAGGTTGGTGGGTATCGGGTATTGTCGGCCTGATTTTAAACAGTGCCGCATACAATGCAGAAATTTTCCGTGCGGGAATCCAGTCGATCGACAAAGGACAAATGGAAGCTGCACGATCTTTAGGGTTAACGCAAAGCCAGGCAATGCGCAAAGTTATTTTACCGCAGGCGTTCCGTCGTATGATCCCGCCATTAGGGAATGAATTTATCGCACTTTTAAAAGATTCTTCACTTGTAACGGTAATCGCAGGAGCCGAAATTTTATATGTAAGTAAAGTTGTAGCCGGAACGTATCAGCGTTTCTGGGAGCCGTATTTATTCGCGGCATTCCTATACCTTGTATTGACGTATGCTGTAACGAAGCTCATTGCATTTATCGAAAGAAGAGTGGATATCAATTACAACCCACGTAAGAAAAAGGAGCGCGCGTAA